The Saccharothrix variisporea genome has a segment encoding these proteins:
- a CDS encoding arabinofuranosidase catalytic domain-containing protein, giving the protein MKVRRATRLALALITGSALAAVPLAPAQGATQGPCDIYAAGNTPCVAAHSTTRALYGTYNGPLYQVRRSSDNTTRDVGPLSAGGVANAATQDTFCAGTTCVITVIYDQSGRGNHLTQAPPGAFQGPAPGGYDNLADATAAPTMIGGQKAYGVYIAPGTGYRNNRTNGIATGDQPEGIYAVVDGTHYSSGCCFDYGNAQTDGQADRQGIMETVYFGANNWWGYGDGPGPWVMADLEWGLFSGVNSRYNKNPTINHRFITAIVKGEPNHWAIRTGNAQSGTLSTIFDGPRPAGYHPMQKEGAILLGIGGDNSIGGAGTFYEGVLTAGYPSNATEEAVQSNITAAAYAPVSTPTGPLRAVGAGKCLDVNAATTTPGTQLQIWDCNNAPNQTWTRTPSGTLTIYTGSNQRCADASGQGTTNGTPVVIWNCNGQSNQQWRFNPDGTITSPQSGLCLDVSGAGTTNGTKVQLWTCTGAPNQRWTSG; this is encoded by the coding sequence GTGAAAGTCCGACGCGCCACCCGACTGGCTTTAGCCCTCATCACCGGCTCCGCGCTCGCCGCCGTCCCGCTCGCGCCGGCACAGGGTGCGACCCAGGGACCATGCGACATCTACGCGGCCGGCAACACGCCGTGCGTCGCCGCGCACAGCACGACCCGTGCGCTGTACGGCACGTACAACGGCCCGCTGTACCAGGTGCGGCGATCGTCCGACAACACCACCCGTGACGTCGGCCCGTTGAGTGCCGGCGGGGTGGCCAACGCCGCCACCCAAGACACCTTCTGCGCCGGCACCACGTGCGTCATCACCGTCATCTACGACCAGTCCGGTAGGGGAAACCACCTGACCCAGGCACCTCCCGGCGCTTTCCAAGGCCCGGCGCCCGGCGGCTACGACAACCTCGCGGACGCGACCGCGGCACCGACGATGATCGGCGGTCAGAAGGCGTACGGCGTCTACATCGCACCCGGAACCGGCTACCGCAACAACAGGACCAACGGCATCGCGACCGGCGACCAGCCGGAGGGCATCTACGCCGTAGTCGACGGCACGCACTACAGCAGCGGCTGCTGCTTCGACTACGGCAACGCCCAGACGGACGGCCAGGCCGACCGGCAGGGCATCATGGAGACCGTCTACTTCGGCGCCAACAACTGGTGGGGCTACGGCGACGGCCCCGGCCCGTGGGTGATGGCAGACCTGGAGTGGGGCCTGTTCTCCGGCGTGAACTCCCGCTACAACAAGAACCCGACGATCAACCACCGTTTCATCACGGCCATCGTCAAGGGCGAACCGAACCACTGGGCCATCAGGACGGGCAACGCCCAGTCCGGCACCTTGTCGACGATCTTCGACGGCCCACGCCCCGCCGGCTACCACCCGATGCAGAAGGAAGGCGCGATCCTCCTGGGCATCGGCGGCGACAACAGCATCGGCGGCGCCGGCACCTTCTACGAGGGCGTGCTGACGGCGGGCTACCCGTCCAACGCCACCGAGGAAGCAGTCCAGTCCAACATCACCGCAGCCGCCTACGCCCCGGTCTCCACCCCGACGGGCCCCCTCCGCGCAGTAGGCGCCGGCAAGTGCCTGGACGTCAACGCCGCCACCACAACCCCGGGAACCCAACTCCAGATCTGGGACTGCAACAACGCCCCGAACCAAACCTGGACCCGAACCCCGTCAGGCACCCTCACCATCTACACCGGCAGCAACCAACGCTGCGCCGACGCCTCCGGCCAGGGCACGACCAACGGCACCCCGGTGGTGATCTGGAACTGCAACGGCCAAAGCAACCAGCAATGGCGCTTCAACCCCGACGGCACCATCACCAGCCCCCAATCAGGCCTGTGCCTGGACGTCTCCGGCGCCGGCACCACCAACGGCACAAAGGTCCAACTCTGGACTTGCACCGGCGCCCCGAACCAACGCTGGACCTCCGGCTGA
- a CDS encoding RICIN domain-containing protein, with translation MQARSRRLIACAAAVLATALLPTAPSAVAESNGGTRVMPLGDSITEGTQVPGGYRIGLWQRFGSGGYRVDLVGSQFNGPDSLGDHDHEGHPGWRIDQIDANIVSWLGNTTPRTVLLHIGTNDVLQNYDVSNAPARLSALVDKITATVPNADVFVATIIPLSNASQESLARNFNATIPGMVQSKANAGKRVRLVDMHSALTTADLIDGVHPTAGGYDKMAAKWYEALQSVPGSIGTPTAARQLVGVPSGRCADVPAASTTNGTQLQLWDCHGGSNQSWTYTSSKQLVVYGNKCLDAYGWGTTNGTQAAIWDCTGGANQQWNLNSNGTITSAQSGLCLDAYGAGTANGTKLVLWSCTGATNQQWKF, from the coding sequence ATGCAGGCAAGGTCACGGCGGCTCATCGCCTGCGCCGCCGCGGTGCTCGCCACCGCACTGCTGCCCACCGCGCCCTCGGCGGTCGCGGAATCCAACGGCGGCACCAGGGTGATGCCCCTGGGCGACTCGATCACCGAGGGGACGCAGGTGCCGGGCGGGTACCGCATCGGGCTGTGGCAGCGGTTCGGGTCCGGGGGCTACCGCGTGGACCTCGTCGGCTCGCAGTTCAACGGCCCGGACTCCCTGGGCGACCACGACCACGAGGGCCACCCGGGGTGGCGCATCGACCAGATCGACGCGAACATCGTCTCCTGGCTGGGGAACACGACCCCGCGGACCGTGCTCCTGCACATCGGCACCAACGACGTGCTCCAGAACTACGACGTGTCCAACGCCCCGGCCCGCCTGTCGGCGTTGGTGGACAAGATCACCGCAACGGTCCCGAACGCCGACGTGTTCGTGGCGACGATCATCCCGCTGTCGAACGCGTCGCAGGAGTCCCTCGCCCGCAACTTCAACGCCACGATCCCCGGCATGGTGCAGAGCAAGGCCAACGCCGGCAAGCGCGTGCGCCTGGTCGACATGCACTCCGCACTCACCACAGCCGACCTGATCGACGGCGTCCACCCCACCGCCGGCGGCTACGACAAGATGGCCGCGAAGTGGTACGAGGCCCTCCAGTCCGTACCCGGCTCCATCGGCACGCCCACGGCCGCCCGGCAGCTGGTAGGCGTCCCGTCAGGCCGCTGCGCGGATGTCCCGGCGGCCAGTACGACCAACGGCACCCAGCTCCAGCTGTGGGACTGCCACGGCGGCAGCAACCAGTCCTGGACCTACACCTCCAGCAAGCAGCTGGTCGTGTACGGCAACAAGTGCCTGGACGCGTACGGCTGGGGAACCACGAACGGCACGCAAGCCGCCATCTGGGACTGCACAGGCGGCGCCAACCAGCAGTGGAACCTCAACTCGAACGGCACCATCACCAGCGCCCAATCCGGCCTCTGCCTGGACGCCTACGGCGCCGGCACCGCCAACGGCACCAAGCTCGTCCTGTGGTCCTGCACCGGTGCGACCAACCAGCAGTGGAAGTTCTGA
- a CDS encoding GbsR/MarR family transcriptional regulator, with translation MPGGRLTQQERRQIALGLAEGLAYAEIARSLDRPTSTITREVMRNGGPTAYRADLAHHATERRARRRRQATPRGPRVVPTAHGRDPEAVREYEDLFTTVLIQAGTPKMMARVMTCLYTTDEGSLTAAELVQRLNVSPASISKAIAFLEGQGLVRRERDERRRERYVVDDDVWYQSMMASARGTTAMAEAARRGVGVLGATTPAGARLENIARFVDFVSESIVRAAEQARAILHAKPDAGSE, from the coding sequence ATGCCCGGAGGCAGGCTCACCCAGCAGGAGCGCCGGCAGATCGCGCTGGGCCTGGCCGAGGGGCTGGCCTACGCCGAGATCGCCCGGAGCCTCGACCGGCCCACGTCGACGATCACCCGCGAGGTGATGCGCAACGGCGGCCCCACGGCCTACCGCGCGGACCTCGCCCACCACGCCACCGAACGCCGTGCCCGCCGCCGCAGGCAGGCGACACCGCGCGGACCGCGGGTGGTGCCCACGGCCCACGGGCGCGACCCCGAGGCGGTGCGCGAGTACGAAGACCTGTTCACCACGGTCCTCATCCAGGCCGGCACGCCGAAGATGATGGCGCGGGTCATGACGTGCCTCTACACCACCGACGAAGGCAGTCTCACGGCGGCGGAACTGGTGCAGCGCCTGAACGTCAGCCCGGCGTCGATCTCCAAGGCCATCGCGTTCCTGGAGGGGCAGGGCCTGGTCCGCCGCGAGCGCGACGAGCGCCGCCGCGAGCGTTACGTCGTGGACGACGACGTCTGGTACCAGTCCATGATGGCCAGTGCCCGGGGCACCACCGCGATGGCGGAGGCGGCACGCCGGGGCGTCGGCGTCCTCGGTGCCACCACCCCGGCCGGTGCCCGCTTGGAGAACATCGCGCGGTTCGTGGACTTCGTCTCGGAGAGCATCGTCCGGGCGGCCGAACAAGCCCGAGCCATCCTCCACGCCAAACCGGACGCCGGTTCCGAGTGA
- a CDS encoding DUF4097 family beta strand repeat-containing protein: MQKFDTTAPITAVLDVPAGHIRFIAADRADTTVEVRPANAGKSRDVTAAEQTTVDYRDGVLHITTTVDNQLFGPSGYVEITVGLPAGSRVEAKAAAADLRGVGRLGEVAFEGSQGTVKLDEAAGARITVQAGDVTIGRLTGPAEVSTAKGDIRVTEATAGDLDLTTQAGNITVDTAPGVSATLDAGTSYGRITNSLTNSGTPAVTIRATTAHGDITARSL, from the coding sequence ATGCAGAAGTTCGACACCACCGCCCCCATCACCGCCGTCCTGGACGTCCCCGCCGGCCACATCCGGTTCATCGCCGCCGACCGCGCCGACACCACCGTCGAGGTCCGGCCCGCCAACGCCGGCAAGAGCCGGGACGTCACGGCCGCCGAGCAGACCACCGTGGACTACCGCGACGGTGTCCTGCACATCACCACCACCGTCGACAACCAGCTCTTCGGACCCTCCGGCTACGTGGAGATCACCGTCGGCCTGCCCGCCGGGTCCCGCGTCGAGGCCAAGGCCGCCGCCGCCGACCTGCGCGGTGTCGGACGCCTGGGCGAGGTCGCCTTCGAAGGCTCCCAGGGCACCGTCAAGCTGGACGAAGCCGCGGGCGCCCGGATCACCGTCCAGGCCGGCGACGTGACGATCGGCCGCCTCACCGGCCCCGCCGAGGTCAGCACCGCCAAGGGCGACATCCGCGTCACCGAGGCCACCGCCGGCGACCTCGACCTCACCACCCAGGCCGGGAACATCACCGTCGACACCGCCCCCGGCGTCTCCGCCACCCTCGACGCCGGCACCAGCTACGGCCGCATCACCAACTCCCTCACCAACAGCGGCACCCCCGCGGTCACCATCCGCGCCACCACCGCCCACGGCGACATCACCGCCCGCAGCCTCTGA